TGCAATTGCAAGACCTAAACCGGTACCACCTGTACTCCTATCGCGGGAATGCTCTTGACGAAAGAAAGGCTCACAAAGTCTTGCAAGGTTACTTTCTTCAACCCCTTTACCGTCATCACAAATAGTGATGTAGATAGCATCTGATTCAATTAAACCTATTGAAATAGAGTGCTCAGCGTATTTAATCGCATTACGTAGAACATTCTCGAGGGCGCTGGCAATTAAGGTTTCGTCACATTTGATGTCGGCTGTTAGTGCCCCATTGACAATGAGCTCTTTATTATTTTGCTTGGCTTCAAATTTAGCATCGTTTAGTACGTGATCAACAATCACTTGCAGAGATTGTTTACTTAACGCCAGTGTTTGGCTTTTAGCCTCTAAGCGAGATACTTGGAGGACATCAGCAATCATTTTATCGAGCTGATTTGCCTCTTTTTCAATGCGTTCTAAATAAGCGTTTTGTGCGTCATCGGCTTGCATTTGCGCAAGTCCCGTGGCCATTTTTAAACGCGTTAATGGTGAGCGTAGTTCATGGGAAATATCTGCGAGTAATCGCTTTTGGGCGCTTATAAGCTGCTCAAGTTGCACTGCCATGGTATTAAAGTCTCGGCCAAGTACACCTAGCTCATCTTGACGAGTAGGGGATACATCGGCACGGGCAGTTAAATCACCATGAGCCAGTTTTTTTGCGGTTTCTTTTAGACTATTAATAGGGGCAATTAAATTACGGCTAAAGAAGAAACTAAGCATTAATGAAGCAATTAAAGCAATGAGTAGTTTTAGCCAAATTGGCATCAGCCATAAGCTGACAAAAAACGGTTTTTTGCGTTTTTCATCAATCTCGTAGAGATAAAATTTACCTTCAGGTACATTCAATACTACAGGCCCATAGGCTTGATATTCATCGGTAAAAATAATTTGCGGACGCATATATTTGGTAAAGTTAAGCAAGCTCAAATCAATGTCTTTGGATACCGGTTCGCTGAGCATCTCAACACCATGCACCTCACCATTTAAGTACAATAATTTATGTTTGGATAAGCGCGGATGAGATAGTACCTCTTGAGTAGATTTACCGTGTTTAGCAACTATGCGTTCAATACTTTTAGCGGTGTACTCAAGATTTTTAAGCATGGGTCCACGCAGGTCATCATTGCCTACATTGCTCGTTAACTGGCTTAAAAACACCAATATAGTGATAGTGGCTATGACAGTAACCCAAAACCAGGCAAAGATTTTTAAAAATAAATAGTGGCGGGGATGCTTTAGCCAGCTCGGTGTTTGCATATTATTCGCCTTGTATTAGTACATAACCACTGCCACGCATGGTTTTGATCCGTTCATTACTCACGTGTTCTGCAATCTTTTTACGAATGTTACTTACATGCATATCGATTGAGCGGTCAAAAGGGGCGAGGCGTCTACCCAGGACTTGCTCACTTATTTGTTCTTTACTTATCACTTCACCTGCATGCTGTACGAGCATAGTAAGAATTTCATATTCAGTGCCTGTTAGGCTCAGTACGATGTCGTTTACCGAAGCCTCTCGCGTTGCGAAATTGATATTGATACTGTTTACACTCAATGAGCTGGCATGTTGACTCGATAAGCTATTGATATGCTCTATACGACGGGTTATTGCTTTAACGCGGGCTAGCAGCTCTCTGTGGTTAAATGGCTTAGGAATATAATCATCTGCGCCCAGTTCTAAACCAAAGATGCGATCAAAGTCTTCGCCTTTCGCGGTTAGCATGATCACTGGGGTAAGCTTATGCTGTCTTAATTGTTTTAACACCTCAAAGCCATCCATAGATGGCAACATAACA
The nucleotide sequence above comes from Pseudoalteromonas shioyasakiensis. Encoded proteins:
- a CDS encoding HAMP domain-containing protein is translated as MQTPSWLKHPRHYLFLKIFAWFWVTVIATITILVFLSQLTSNVGNDDLRGPMLKNLEYTAKSIERIVAKHGKSTQEVLSHPRLSKHKLLYLNGEVHGVEMLSEPVSKDIDLSLLNFTKYMRPQIIFTDEYQAYGPVVLNVPEGKFYLYEIDEKRKKPFFVSLWLMPIWLKLLIALIASLMLSFFFSRNLIAPINSLKETAKKLAHGDLTARADVSPTRQDELGVLGRDFNTMAVQLEQLISAQKRLLADISHELRSPLTRLKMATGLAQMQADDAQNAYLERIEKEANQLDKMIADVLQVSRLEAKSQTLALSKQSLQVIVDHVLNDAKFEAKQNNKELIVNGALTADIKCDETLIASALENVLRNAIKYAEHSISIGLIESDAIYITICDDGKGVEESNLARLCEPFFRQEHSRDRSTGGTGLGLAIAKNAISVHDGTLTLENQEHGGLCVNIRLPFKSE
- a CDS encoding response regulator; this encodes MKLLMIDDDTGLCELLSEYLSAQGFTVECVHDGAEGLKQAIKHSYELILLDVMLPSMDGFEVLKQLRQHKLTPVIMLTAKGEDFDRIFGLELGADDYIPKPFNHRELLARVKAITRRIEHINSLSSQHASSLSVNSININFATREASVNDIVLSLTGTEYEILTMLVQHAGEVISKEQISEQVLGRRLAPFDRSIDMHVSNIRKKIAEHVSNERIKTMRGSGYVLIQGE